One part of the Drosophila kikkawai strain 14028-0561.14 chromosome 4, DkikHiC1v2, whole genome shotgun sequence genome encodes these proteins:
- the LOC138929060 gene encoding uncharacterized protein isoform X1 — translation MAPLHRGFPSWASSSRSRIAQPTVSRTIRAFWGNRVGLSTAEAEHFPQLLLTIPEAVVQRSAVPTSRSEWIPWPLPDFLDLRRVLLLIWFRSSHLADPVSLSCRIARHWRKWCAAPASKTALDLDGLLPQLINGEQLHRVNKTRDSLSQTLLHHFHQVPLWHWLFQARSKGLHGVQVIVYALSWLLLPLQKEVHPLVLRLMALEPVKQRSTQLAPMVQSMLLDMDPIPLQRPSR, via the exons ATG GCTCCCCTACATCGCGGGTTTCCGTCCTGGGCGAGTTCCTCCCGCTCTCGCATCGCCCAGCCGACCGTTTCCCGCACAATTCGGGCATTTTGGGGCAACCGTGTCGGCCTTTCCACAGCGGAAGCAGAACACTTTCCGCAGCTCCTGCTCACAATCCCGGAAGCCGTGGTCCAACGCTCCGCAGTTCCAACATCCCGCTCGGAATGGATTCCGTGGCCTCTCCCGGACTTCCTCGACCTCAGGCGGGTGCTCCTCCTCATCTGGTTCCGGTCCAGCCACCTCGCTGACCCTGTTTCGCTCTCCTGCCGGATAGCGCGTCACTGGAGGAAATGGTGTGCGGCTCCTGCGTCCAAAACTGCGCTCGACCTCGACGGCCTCCTGCCGCAACTCATCAACGGTGAGCAGCTCCATCGCGTAAATAAAACGCGCGATTCCCTCTCGCAAACCCTTCTTCATCACTTTCACCAAGTGCCGCTCTGGCATTGGCTTTTTCAGGCGAGAAGCAAGGGTCTGCATGGCGTGCAGGTAATCGTCTACGCCCTctcctggctgctgctcccgtTGCAAAAGGAGGTGCATCCTTTGGTGCTCCGTCTCATGGCTCTGGAACCTGTCAAGCAGCGCTCGACGCAACTGGCTCCAATGGTCCAGTCTATGCTGCTGGACATGGATCCAATACCACTCCAACGCCCGTCCCGATAG
- the LOC138929060 gene encoding uncharacterized protein isoform X2, producing the protein MAPRAPWGPSVGRPIGKGCCGRPSGQGCCGSPSGRGCCCCWAGIRCGSCWKPARISSRKPWPIPASWDLRYVSAACARARFTADVIVESTGGLWKRTSFGGDSASNSLSAAAPIASNSSDLSCFGSSGCSSARRRSGVLTNPVENRGGAYPAAPSASVDHISSSWAEGPFDLRGDGADQPPVDSVPDFLRLTFLPVVSTPAARQLD; encoded by the exons ATGGCTCCACGAGCGCCTTGGGGTCCCTCCGTCGGTCGTCCCATAGGAAAAGGCTGCTGTGGCCGTCCCTCTGGACAAGGCTGCTGTGGAAGTCCCTCTGGCagaggctgctgttgctgctgggctgGCATCCGCTGCGGCTCCTGCTG GAAGCCAGCCCGCATCTCGTCCCGCAAACCTTGGCCGATTCCCGCCTCCTGGGACTTGCGGTACGTCTCCGCTGCCTGCGCCAGGGCGAGGTTCACCGCCGACGTGATCGTTGAGTCCACAGGAGGACTCTGGAAGCGTACCTCCTTCGGGGGGGATTCCGCCTCCAACAGCTTGTCAGCTGCTGCCCCGATCGCTTCAAACTCCAGCGACTTGAGCTGCTTCGGCTCCTCtggctgctcctctgcccgTCGTCGCAGTGGAGTCCTCACCAACCCGGTTGAGAACCGCGGCGGCGCGTACCCAGCAGCACCTTCCGCGTCCGTGGACCACATTTCTTCTTCCTGGGCTGAAGGACCCTTCGATCTAAG GGGAGATGGAGCCGATCAACCGCCGGTGGACTCCGTGCCAGATTTCCTGCGGCTTACATTCCTTCCGGTCGTCTCTACTCCGGCCGCTCGTCAACTGGACTAA